The Humulus lupulus chromosome 3, drHumLupu1.1, whole genome shotgun sequence genome window below encodes:
- the LOC133825749 gene encoding putative clathrin assembly protein At1g03050 encodes MQRRLRQVCTVVKEHSVVNYAKMATMGGFCNVDHLIVKATDPNDMPLHEKYVHELLKVFSISGQSSIRAFSLSFTRRFGRTRCWRVALKCLVLLHRLLRSVPHDSPFRSELLWIRTNGLISLYPCRFTDDSSLSSRDYTLFVRSYAHLLDEALNCSDFEWEEKHRTLQGEEEHEEEYDEEGAEEKEKSIAEKMKEMGGKLEILPQLQSLIDRVMDCRPTGPAVRSFVVKSAMKHILRDSFACYDTFRKEIVVVLDNLFQMPYASGTAAFAIYKKASAQSEELCEFYEKCKAMGLCGNYEYPLIERIPFSQIQALESFLNGMWQFTDDSSSYGPSSSDETRSSSNDGDVDGKASAGKEDELENKSVEEVEPLIKFEEKLLLCGKEEEPLIKFEEKLLLCGKEEEPLIKFDDESDQHVCWERLLEESVDMFPAQHNLLLDTNSNGYGHGYGYGSYMVNGYGNNYMVNGYGDHRASNSIQVYNPRAANPFDQHLIMQDHRWGFNFSCYSQSPYNNFSSSSK; translated from the coding sequence ATGCAAAGGAGGTTGCGGCAAGTATGCACGGTTGTGAAAGAACACAGCGTCGTCAACTACGCCAAGATGGCCACCATGGGAGGCTTCTGCAACGTCGACCATCTCATCGTAAAAGCCACAGATCCAAACGACATGCCGTTGCATGAAAAATACGTCCACGAGCTCCTCAAAGTCTTCTCCATCTCCGGCCAGTCCTCCATCCGAGCCTTTTCGCTCAGCTTCACCCGTCGTTTTGGCCGTACGCGTTGCTGGAGAGTGGCTCTCAAGTGCCTTGTCCTGCTCCACCGTCTCCTCCGCTCGGTTCCTCACGACAGCCCTTTTCGCTCCGAACTCCTTTGGATCCGAACCAACGGTCTGATCTCCCTCTACCCATGTCGTTTCACCGACGACTCCTCGCTTTCGTCTCGAGATTACACTCTCTTCGTTAGATCATATGCCCATCTTCTAGACGAGGCTCTGAACTGCTCCGACTTTGAATGGGAAGAAAAGCATAGAACTTTACAGGGAGAAGAAGAACATGAAGAAGAATATGATGAAGAAGGAGctgaagagaaagagaagagcATAGCTGAGAAAATGAAAGAAATGGGTGGAAAGCTTGAGATTTTGCCTCAGCTCCAGAGCTTGATCGACCGAGTCATGGACTGTCGTCCGACTGGTCCGGCGGTGAGGAGCTTCGTAGTGAAGTCGGCGATGAAGCATATACTCAGAGACAGTTTCGCTTGCTACGACACGTTTCGGAAGGAAATCGTTGTCGTTTTGGACAACCTCTTCCAAATGCCTTACGCAAGTGGTACGGCAGCGTTTGCAATCTACAAGAAAGCTTCGGCACAGTCCGAGGAGCTGTGTGAATTCTACGAGAAGTGTAAGGCCATGGGGCTATGTGGAAACTACGAGTACCCTTTGATTGAACGCATACCATTTTCGCAGATTCAAGCTCTAGAGAGCTTCCTCAACGGAATGTGGCAGTTCACGGATGATTCTTCGTCGTACGGACCGTCGTCGTCGGATGAGACTCGGTCGAGTTCGAACGATGGTGATGTGGATGGAAAAGCCAGTGCTGGAAAAGAAGATGAATTGGAGAACAAAAGTGTTGAGGAAGTGGAACCGTTGATTAAGTTTGAAGAAAAATTATTACTATGTGGTAAGGAAGAGGAACCGTTGATTAAGTTTGAAGAAAAATTACTATTATGTGGCAAGGAAGAGGAACCGTTGATTAAGTTCGATGATGAAAGTGATCAACATGTGTGCTGGGAAAGGTTATTAGAGGAATCGGTTGATATGTTTCCTGCCCAACACAATCTTCTATTGGATACTAATAGCAATGGTTATGGCCATGGATATGGATATGGGAGTTATATGGTCAATGGTTATGGGAATAATTATATGGTGAATGGGTATGGAGATCATAGAGCTTCAAATAGTATTCAAGTGTATAATCCCAGAGCAGCTAATCCTTTTGATCAACATCTGATCATGCAAGATCACCGTTGGGGTTTCAACTTTTCTTGTTACTCACAGAGTCCTTACAATAACTTTTCTTCAAGTTCAAAGTAA